In the genome of Timaviella obliquedivisa GSE-PSE-MK23-08B, the window TGGCACTGACAATCGCCTGAGTTTTATTGTCTAACGCACTGGTGGCTTCATCAAATAGCAATATTTTGGGTTTCAAAGCTAACGCCCGAGCGATCAACAGTCGTTGTCGCTGCCCTCCAGAGAGATTGGTGCCACCTTCACGACACTGTGTGCATTCCCATAGGCATCGCAGCAATGTCGTCTGCAAAGCCAGCTAGTTGGGCAGCGTCCCAGGTAGCATCCAGAGTCATCAGGGCATTTCCAGCAATATTCTCAAAGATCGAAGCCGACATTAATCGACCATTTTGGAGCACAACTCCTAACTTATTTCTAAGGATGCCATAGCTAACTCAGCAAAATGGTTCATTATTTGGTTCAGTTTTCTGGTTCATTGCGGGCTACAGTCTTTGCTCTTCAAAACGAGTTGCGAAGAGTTGATCCAAACTTTAGTCGAAGAGACCAGAGAGACGAAAATCTTTGTCCAGCTGCTGTAGAGATCGGCTCACTCATATTGATCAAAAACAGTTTGCAGTAATGGGCGATCGCCTCTTCCTCCCGTACTCAAACTTGTCTTGGCGCAAGGGAAGGTTTGACAAAAGTAGATAATTCATCCGAAAAGATTCTATATGGAGGTTCAGAGGCGATCGCCCGTTGCTCCATCAAACCAATGAATCGATTGAGTTGGCAGTGTCAGCATTATGGTCTGACCGCTGCTAATCCCTTCAGACGCTCTCAGGAGGACGCGCAAGGTATTCGGTTCTCCCAATGGATTTTGGACTCGTACACTGAGTAAATTGTGCATACCCAGATTCTCAATCAAGAACACCTGACCTTTGATAGTTTGTGGGTCTTCAGACGCTGCAAGGGTAAGATGTTCTGGTCGGATACCCAAGATAATCTCTTGAGAAGATGTAGAGAGGGTCAGGTCAAGAGGTAGAGGAATCCGAGTATTGCCAAAAAGTGCTGTATTGCCTTCATGGTGAAGCTTCAGAAAGTTCATTTGTGGGCTGCCAATGAAACCTGCCACAAATTGATTCGCAGGTTGAGAATAGATGCGTTCCGGCGTATCAAGCTGTTGTAAGAATCCGTTATCAAGTACTGCTACTTTAGTTGAAAGAGTCATCGCCTCTGTTTGATCATGAGTCACGTAAACCACTGGCGCATTTTGTTGCTCAAACAACTGCCTTAACTCAGCCCGCACACGTTCTCGCAAGAGAGCGTCTAAGTTGCTGAGGGGTTCATCTAACAAAAATACATCAGGACGACGAACTAACGCTCGTGCCACAGCGACACGCTGCCGTTGTCCACCCGAAAGCTGACCCGGTTTGCGGTTCATTAAGACCTGTAAGCCTAAAAAATCCCCAACTTCATTAACCCGTTGTTTAATTTCTGTTGCAGCAATTCTTTGCAGCTTTAAGCCGGAAGCAATGTTGTTATATACAGTCATGTGCGGGTAGAGCGCGTAGCTTTGGAAAACCATAGCAATATTACGATCGCCAGGTCTTAGTCGAGTGATGTTGCGTTGGTTCATCATGATTTGTCCGCTAGTCGGCTGCTCTAATCCAGCAATCAATCGTAAAATGGTTGACTTACCGCATCCTGATGGTCCTAATAAGGTTAAAAATTCTCCTTGGCTCACACTCAGATTCATCTGTTTAACAGGAACTATCTGTGGTGTATACGCCTTAGACAAATTTATCAGTTCAAGTTTCTTATCCATCACATCCTCTTCTGCTTGATCTTTTATTCTTCCTTCAGGAGAGCCAAAGGAACCACCAATCTTTTATCCCTTCACTGCTCCTGCCGTTAAACCTTGCACAATTCGACGTTGAAAGAACAGCACAAGCACCACTAAGGGTAAGGTGCCCAGAACGGTTGCAGCCGCAATTGGACCAAAGGGAATTTCAAAAGGTGAAGCACCAGCGAGTTGTGCACTTGCAACTGGAATCGTTTTCATAGACTCTTGTGTAATAAAGGTCAAAGCAAAAATGAATTCATTCCAGGCTGCAATAAATGTGAGGATACCTGTTGTAACAAGCGCTGGAATTGTCATGGGTAAAACGATTTCTAGCAACATCCGCCCAGTGCTGTAGCCATCCACCCTGGCAGCATCTTCTAGATCTTTGGGAAGATCTTGGAAGAAACTCCGCATGACTAGAATCGTTAGAGGTAGATTAATCGCAGTGTAAGGAATGATTAGAACTAGGTAATTATTAGCCAAGTGCAAGTATCGAACGACTTCTAGCAACCCGAGAAAAAGTAGAATAGGCGGAAATAAGGTGACGATGAGAATAGCTGCTAAAATTATGCTCTCACCCTCGAGTTTGAGACGAGCCAAGGCATAGGCAGCAGGAGCACCGAATCCTAGGGCAAGAATGCTTGAGAGTGTGGCGACGAGAACGCTGTTGAGCAGGTAGTTAATTAAAGGACGACGCGAAAATAGTTCGACGTAGTGACTAAGGGTGTACCGATGGGGAATATAGACGGTAGGAACACTGGAAATATCAGCATTTACTTTAAATGAAGTTAGTAATTGCCAAAGTATTGGAGTCAAACAGAATACCACCGTTAAAAGAATTGCCAGTGGTAAGACAATTCGCTGGAGGAGTTGGTGAACGATCGCAGGAGGGAAGTGTCGTTTAGTCTGCTCACGTGGAACTGTTGTCATTGATGATCTCCAGATATCCTAATTTTAGATTGATTGAGACAGAAATTAGCGATCGCCACCACCACAATCAACAGCACAAAGGTCACAACCACCAACGCTGCACCATAACCAAAATCCAGGTAGCGCATCACCGTTGTATAAATGTAAAGAGAAACCATCTCAGTAGCCCCACCGGGACCGCCGCCTGTCATCACTGCAATCAGGTCAAAGCTACCAAACGCCTGAGCAAAGCGAAATACTAGAGCAATCACAATTTGAGGCACCAATAATGGCAGCGTAATTTGATGAAAGCTTTGCCAAGAACTTGCACCATCAATAGCGTGCGCCTCATACAAATCGTTGGAAATTGACTGTAAGCCTGCTAACAACAAAATACTAATAAACGGTGTTGTTTTCCACACGTCTGCTACAATCACTGAAATCATTGCCAGTGTTGGATCGCCCAACCAGTTAACGCCTGCATTGATCAGTCCTAAACGAAGCAAGATATCATTAACGATACCGTATTGATCATTGAAGATCCACGTCCACGCTAAGGCAATTAGAGCGGTAGGTAATGCCCATGGCAATATGGCGATCGTGCGGACAACGCCCCGTCCTTGAAAGGATTGGTTGAGGACTAAAGCAATCCCCATTCCTAAAATCAACTCTAAAATAACCGACGCTCCAGTAAAGACGATCGAGTTCCATAGGCTCTGCCAAAACCTTCCATCCTGGATCATCCGTCCAAAGTTGTGCAAACCTGAAAATACAGGCTCTAACTCAGTTCCTAGATTTTGGGTAAACAAACTCTGCCAGAAGGCTCGACCAATCGGGTAAGCAAACACCAGTGACAAAATCAGCAAGGCAGGAATGAGTAATCCCCAACCTATTATTCGTTCTTGTGAGCGCATTATGTTCTAGAGAATCAAGGGAAAGAAGATGACTTAATTGTCTAATCTAGGCTTTATTGCCATTGTTTAATAGCGATCGCGTTTCGGTTGCAGCGGCTTGCATAGCCGCTTGTGAACTCATTCGCCCTGACAGGGCAGCACTGAGATATCGTTGCAAAATATCAGAGGTTTGAGCATATTGAGCAATGGGAGGACGCAAAACTGCATTATCTAATACTTGTAGCATGATCGGGAAAAAGCTGTATTTTTCTAATATTTGAGGATCGTTATAAAGCACTCGACGGCTGGGTAAATAGCCAGTATTCAAGACAACCTGACGTTGAGCCGCTTCGCTGGTGAGAAATTGCACCGCTTTCCAAGCTTCTTGAGGGTGCTTTGTAGTACTAGAAATACCCCATCCCCATCCTCCCAAACAAGCAGCACTGTCATAGCCAGAAGCATGAACCATAGGCTTGATTCCCACTTTGCCCTTAACCAGAGAATCTTCAGCATTCAGCAACGTCCAAGCGTAAGGCCAATTGCGCATCAAAAGCGTATTACCGCTTTGAAATAAACGACGAGGTTCGTCTTCTTGATAGGTAATCACTCCGCTCGGTGAGATGCCCTGTTGAATGGTATTGACTAAAAACTGAAGAGCGGCGATCGCTTGCGGTTGATCCAAACCAACCTCTTTCGTTTCAGAATTAATCCAAAACCCGTTGTTACCCTGTAGCACCTCCATAAACATGGCAACAACACCTTCATACTGTCGACCTTGCCAAACGTAGCCCCATTGAACTGCATTGTTCTTTTGCAATATTGTTGCAGCCTGTACAAGATCAGTGAATGTTTTTGGGGGTTGCAGTTCTGCTTGTTCTAAGAGATCTTTGCGATAGTAAAGCATTCCTGCATCTGTACGCCAAGGTAAACGATATATCTTACCGTTATAGCGTCCACCGTCTATATCGGCGGGTAAAAACGCTGTCAGTTCTGTATCAGAGATTAGACTAGATAAATCTTTAAGCCAGCCAGCGGCGGCAAATTTGGAAGTCCATGTTACATCTAGATTGATCAGATCGTAAGGCGAGTCTCCTAGTAAAAAAGCTGAAGTATTTAGATCTTCGATCAGATTTGAGGCAAGTGGACCTTCGACCATATTGAGACGAATTCCTGGATTTTGCTGCTCAAATTCCTGAATAATAGGTCTTAAGGGTTCAACCTCGGGTGCATTCATCAAAAAAGTTAGTATGACTGGCTGCGATGTTGCAGATATAGCCACCAGTAAACTACTCAGCAGGCACACCGCGAGCAAGCTAGTACCCCGAAATAATTTAGATCGTCGCCACAGATTTAAAAGAGTTCTGCTACACGGCATAAGTTTTTTCATACGTCAGCAACTAATCATTGTTTAAATGAATTTTGAGACAATTTTATGCTGATTCTGCTTCCTTTGACCTACACCCATCTGAAATTTAGCTCAGTTTTTAGCTCAGTTTTTAGCTCAGCTTTTAAATTGGCTTAGTTCGCAGACATTATATAGATAGAATAGGGTAGCTAAGATATACAGGCAGTCTAAAAAGATTGCTCTTTGTTGCCCTCAGACCCCCCATGAGAGACAATTTGCAGCTTCCATTACAAAAGCTTTTTCGACGGCTTAATGTTCGACGACCTTGGGCGCTTCTTGCAATTTTTCAAATAGTGTTGCTGCTAGTGCTGTTGCTCACACCTCGCCCCCCTGTTCCTGTAGCTTTTGTAGTGCCTCCCGATGAGGTGGAACAGTGGTCATCTTTGGTTAAAGAGTTTCATAAGCACCACTCAAATATTCGGATTAGTTTATATCGGGGTGGGATAACAACTGACCAAAGATGGGGAGTCTATACTTCAGATTTGAGAAATTCTGAATTAAAAAAAACCTCCCCTTATTACGATCTCGTCTACATGGATACAATTTGGGTGCCTATTTTTGCATCTTTAGGATGGCTAGCAGATTTGTCTAATCTCTTTTCTCCTGAGGAGTTAGAGCAATTTCTGAAGGCAGACATTGAAGCTGGAACATACCAAAATAAACTATACCGGATTCCCTTTCATTCGGGAGCAGGCGTACTTTACTACCGTAAAGACTTGCTGGAGAAACAAGGACTTAAACCTCCTCAAACTTTTCAAGATCTGGAGGAAATTTCTCAAAAGTTAAAAGCCAGCAAATTAGCAAATTGGGGTTACGTTTGGCAAGGAAACCAGTATGAAGGATTAGTCGCAACATTTTTGGAAGTACTTGAAGGATATGGTGGCTTTTGGATTGATGAAAAGGGCAATGTAGGTCTTGATCAAGAACCTGCACTGAAAGCAGCAAAGTTTTTGCGTGACACAATTAGGAAGAAAATTACGCCTCCAGATGTGATTACTTACGATGAAGTCCAATCTCTGCAAAAGTTTATGAACGATGAAGTCGTTTTTCTACGGAGTTGGCCTTATGCTTGGAAGCGATTGAATGAAGACGATCGCTTGAGAGGTCACGTGGGGTTCACCTCTGTCGTTCATGATGTCAACCAGCGCAGTACTCCTTGTCAAGGGGGCTGGGGGTTCGGAATTACCAAAAATTCTCAGCATCCTGAAGAAGCTCGGCAAGTCATTCAGTTTTTTGCCACTCAAGAGGTACAACGACAAGTTGCATTAGATTTGGGCTATTTACCAAGTCGGCGATCGCTCTTCAATGATC includes:
- a CDS encoding ABC transporter substrate-binding protein; the encoded protein is MRDNLQLPLQKLFRRLNVRRPWALLAIFQIVLLLVLLLTPRPPVPVAFVVPPDEVEQWSSLVKEFHKHHSNIRISLYRGGITTDQRWGVYTSDLRNSELKKTSPYYDLVYMDTIWVPIFASLGWLADLSNLFSPEELEQFLKADIEAGTYQNKLYRIPFHSGAGVLYYRKDLLEKQGLKPPQTFQDLEEISQKLKASKLANWGYVWQGNQYEGLVATFLEVLEGYGGFWIDEKGNVGLDQEPALKAAKFLRDTIRKKITPPDVITYDEVQSLQKFMNDEVVFLRSWPYAWKRLNEDDRLRGHVGFTSVVHDVNQRSTPCQGGWGFGITKNSQHPEEARQVIQFFATQEVQRQVALDLGYLPSRRSLFNDPAFVQQYSSFPAFSKMIAQSVSRPAIANYNDVSQLLQEALSKILKKEAFPDPKYSAVDSQQIVENTMRNVAKDTRGLIKEAEK
- a CDS encoding carbohydrate ABC transporter permease — protein: MTTVPREQTKRHFPPAIVHQLLQRIVLPLAILLTVVFCLTPILWQLLTSFKVNADISSVPTVYIPHRYTLSHYVELFSRRPLINYLLNSVLVATLSSILALGFGAPAAYALARLKLEGESIILAAILIVTLFPPILLFLGLLEVVRYLHLANNYLVLIIPYTAINLPLTILVMRSFFQDLPKDLEDAARVDGYSTGRMLLEIVLPMTIPALVTTGILTFIAAWNEFIFALTFITQESMKTIPVASAQLAGASPFEIPFGPIAAATVLGTLPLVVLVLFFQRRIVQGLTAGAVKG
- a CDS encoding sugar ABC transporter permease gives rise to the protein MRSQERIIGWGLLIPALLILSLVFAYPIGRAFWQSLFTQNLGTELEPVFSGLHNFGRMIQDGRFWQSLWNSIVFTGASVILELILGMGIALVLNQSFQGRGVVRTIAILPWALPTALIALAWTWIFNDQYGIVNDILLRLGLINAGVNWLGDPTLAMISVIVADVWKTTPFISILLLAGLQSISNDLYEAHAIDGASSWQSFHQITLPLLVPQIVIALVFRFAQAFGSFDLIAVMTGGGPGGATEMVSLYIYTTVMRYLDFGYGAALVVVTFVLLIVVVAIANFCLNQSKIRISGDHQ
- a CDS encoding ABC transporter substrate-binding protein, whose product is MKKLMPCSRTLLNLWRRSKLFRGTSLLAVCLLSSLLVAISATSQPVILTFLMNAPEVEPLRPIIQEFEQQNPGIRLNMVEGPLASNLIEDLNTSAFLLGDSPYDLINLDVTWTSKFAAAGWLKDLSSLISDTELTAFLPADIDGGRYNGKIYRLPWRTDAGMLYYRKDLLEQAELQPPKTFTDLVQAATILQKNNAVQWGYVWQGRQYEGVVAMFMEVLQGNNGFWINSETKEVGLDQPQAIAALQFLVNTIQQGISPSGVITYQEDEPRRLFQSGNTLLMRNWPYAWTLLNAEDSLVKGKVGIKPMVHASGYDSAACLGGWGWGISSTTKHPQEAWKAVQFLTSEAAQRQVVLNTGYLPSRRVLYNDPQILEKYSFFPIMLQVLDNAVLRPPIAQYAQTSDILQRYLSAALSGRMSSQAAMQAAATETRSLLNNGNKA
- a CDS encoding ABC transporter ATP-binding protein, which codes for MDKKLELINLSKAYTPQIVPVKQMNLSVSQGEFLTLLGPSGCGKSTILRLIAGLEQPTSGQIMMNQRNITRLRPGDRNIAMVFQSYALYPHMTVYNNIASGLKLQRIAATEIKQRVNEVGDFLGLQVLMNRKPGQLSGGQRQRVAVARALVRRPDVFLLDEPLSNLDALLRERVRAELRQLFEQQNAPVVYVTHDQTEAMTLSTKVAVLDNGFLQQLDTPERIYSQPANQFVAGFIGSPQMNFLKLHHEGNTALFGNTRIPLPLDLTLSTSSQEIILGIRPEHLTLAASEDPQTIKGQVFLIENLGMHNLLSVRVQNPLGEPNTLRVLLRASEGISSGQTIMLTLPTQSIHWFDGATGDRL